Sequence from the Oceanispirochaeta sp. M1 genome:
TGAGAGGGATTTCTATTTGAATAATCCCTTTATCTGGATATGGTATCATAATCTTTCCGTAAAAATGGTTTTCTACTATCAATTCTACGGCATGCAATCCATATCCTATCCTTTCAGTTTTTGAACTAAAACCTAGTTCAAATATAGTCTCAAATGCATCTTCCGGTATACCCGGCCCGTTATCTTCCACCGTGAAAATAAGCTTCCAGTTTTTAATTTCAACTTCCAGGGAACAAGACGAGTTTTCTTCCTTCATTGCATCATAGGAGTTATCAAATAGGGAGAGAAGTATCTGAATCAAATGGACCTTCTCAAAGGGGAGCATTAAATCATTTTCGAGTTTCCATTTCAACTCAACTTTATTGTCAATTCTTTCTATCAATTCAATTAATAATTTTTTAAGGCTGGGTATTTCACTTTTAATCTTGAGGGATTTTCCAGGATTTAACTCATTAATGACATCAATGATTCTGAATTGGCAATCTTGAAGATTTTCATGAAGAGTGTGAATCCCTGATGTTAACTCCGGATTAACTCTTCTTTTCTGGATCTCTTCAAGTTCTTTTATTTGATCTGGTTTTTTAAGATTTATTTGAAGAATAAATTCTTCAAGTTCTTTTGTATAAATTAACAAATCCGGAATTAGTGAAACCAGAGGATCAAGATCTTCTTCAATGGAGGAAAGAGTATCTGCATATTTCTCATCTTTACTTTCAAGACAGGTTTGCATATTTCTCATCCTGTTATATAGAAAAACTTTACTGGTGTTGTTTATGCTGCGAGCATTTTCACTGAGCCTGGGAACATTCTTTTTTGGAAACTGAAGTTTGATTCTATAAAGTACCTCTTCAGGAAGAAATGGTTTCACAATATAATCCTGAGCACCCAAACTCATCCCTTTTATTACACTTTCGCGATCGTTTTTGGCTGATAAAAATACTATTGGAATCTGTGATGTTCTTTCACTCGTTCTAATAATTGTGCATAATTCAAATCCATCCATATCGGGCATCATGATATCCAGAAGTATAAGATCAGGTTGATCTTTCTCAAGAAGATCTAAGGCTTCTTTTCCATGAGAACAAAAACTTAGGGAATACAGATCTTTCAAAATTGAACCGAGTAGCTGTAAATTAGCTAAGGTATCATCCACAATTAGAATTTTTTTCTTAGTCATTCTTATTTCCTTTGGATAGTGTTATATCAATTTGCTTTAGCAATTTTTTCAATAAAGGAATGTCAAAAAAATCGATACATTCTTTCAATTGATCAGCCAGCTGCACACTTTCTTTCCCACCTTTTCTCAAAAAGGGTAAAGCATCTTCTATATCATTAAAATTCTGACTATTTACTGCCTTCTGTAAAATTTTTCTGTCCTCCATATCAAGTCTATCAAATCTAATTTGAAGGCCTTTGCTTCTATTTTTCTCTAATTGATAAATCGAATGGACCATAGCGGCAGCCTTATCCGATTCTATGTCATCTCTGATAAAATAAAAATCAGGTTTTTTGTTACACTTTTTCAGTTCAGTGTTATTCATGAGGGAAATGGGAATAAGCCCATCAAATTCAATAGTTACAGTTTCATGAGAAAATAACAGTA
This genomic interval carries:
- a CDS encoding response regulator, with protein sequence MTKKKILIVDDTLANLQLLGSILKDLYSLSFCSHGKEALDLLEKDQPDLILLDIMMPDMDGFELCTIIRTSERTSQIPIVFLSAKNDRESVIKGMSLGAQDYIVKPFLPEEVLYRIKLQFPKKNVPRLSENARSINNTSKVFLYNRMRNMQTCLESKDEKYADTLSSIEEDLDPLVSLIPDLLIYTKELEEFILQINLKKPDQIKELEEIQKRRVNPELTSGIHTLHENLQDCQFRIIDVINELNPGKSLKIKSEIPSLKKLLIELIERIDNKVELKWKLENDLMLPFEKVHLIQILLSLFDNSYDAMKEENSSCSLEVEIKNWKLIFTVEDNGPGIPEDAFETIFELGFSSKTERIGYGLHAVELIVENHFYGKIMIPYPDKGIIQIEIPLS